CGAGGAAGCGCCGCGCCTCGATCAACTCGTCGGTACACCAGCCCGTCTCCTCCTCGATCCGGGCCGCGATCTCACGATCGACCCAGTCGATCGTCGCGAAGGCCTTGCCGGTGCGACGGTCGATCTCCTCGGCGCTCACGCCGTGGAGTTCCACGGGGAAGGTGCAGCGGAAGGTCGGCGCGACGATGTCGTCGAGATGATCCTCGGCCAGGTCGCGGACGAAGGTGTCGGTGGGATACCGATCGGTCGGGCCGCGCTGGTCGAAGGCGGCGTAGATCTCCCACGGTCGGATCGCGAGCACCTGCGCCGCGGCTGCCCACGAGCCCTCCTCGATCCGCGCGTCGACGAGTGCTCGCCACGGGAAGGTGGTCTGCGCGGCGATCATCCAGGCCGCGTAGGCCGCGATCGGCTCGAGCTGACACACACGAACCGACTCGCAGTCGAGGAAGTGGTGTTCCTCGTAACCGTAGAAGTCGCCCGGCGTCCAGCCGCCGGTCGGCATGCCGGGCGCGACCGAGTCCCGGGCGGTCGGGGGCTCGGCGGGTTGGCGTGTCCGCTGCTCGGTGGCGTCGGGAGTGCGCCCGGTGCCGCGCTCGAGATCGCGCTCACGCTCGGGGCGGCGCTGCGGCACGGCTTCCGGCGACCGGGGCGGCTCGATCCGGCGCTCGGGCCGTTGCCGGCCCTGCTCGCGCCGCGATTCCTGCGCCGCCACCGGGACGGCGACGAGCAGGACGAGACACAGAACGAGGAACCGCTGGAACATGGGCCCGGCCCGGCGTGGGGAGAATCAGGCCCCAAGGTATCCGCCCCCGGACCCGCCCGGCAAGGGCCTGACCGCCAGGAATGATGACAACCCCGGCTCCCAGCGCTACAGTGCCGCCGGAGCGCCTCCCGCCACTGCAGTCTGCACCATCAAGCCGAGGACGGACCCTCGATGGCCACTGCCGCACGCCGCCAGAAGGCGGTATCGAACCAGGCTTCGCTCGACTTCAGCGTGACTCCCGAACCGGACGATCCCGTGGACACCCCGGAACCCGCCCAGGCCGGCGGCCCGCGCCGCAACGCGCGTTCGAACTCGAAGAAGAAGACGTCGGGACGCCGCACCAAGGCTCCGGTCACGCGCCAGCGCGCCACGGCCCAGTCCATGGCCGGCCAGCAGCGCGAGATCTCGGTCAGCGAGTTCTTCACCAAGAACCGCCACCTGCTCGGCTTCGACAGTCCGACCAAGGCCCTGCTCACCACGATCAAGGAAGCGGTCGACAACTCCCTGGACGCCTGCGAGGAAGCCGACATCCTGCCCGACCTCTACGTGGAGATCTCGCCGGCCTCGCGCCAGGAGAACCGCTACCGCGTGATCGTCGAGGACAACGGACCGGGCATCGTGGAGGCCCAGGTCCCGCGGATCTTCGGCAAACTGCTCTACGGTTCCAAGTTCCACCGCATGCGCCAGAGCCGCGGCCAGCAGGGTATCGGCATCAGCGCGGCCGGCATGTACGGCCAGCTCACCACGGGCAAGCCGGTGATCATCGAGAGCCGCATCGGGGAGAAACACCCGGCCCAGCACTTCGAGCTCGTGATCGACACGCTCAAGAACGAACCGCAGATCAAGCGCCAGCGTGAAGCGGACTGGGGTGAGAAGACACACGGAACGCGCGTCGAGATCGAACTCGAGGGCACGTACAAGGGCGGCCGTCATGGCGTCGACGCCTACCTGCGCCAGACTGCTCTCGCGAATCCACACGTTCGCCTGACCTACAAGGACCCGAAGGGCGAATCGACGCGTTACGAACGCGCGATCGACACGCTTCCCGAGGAAGCCCTCGAGATCAAGCCGCACCCCTACGGGGTCGAGGTCGGCATGCTGCTGCGCATGGCCAAGGAGACGAAGTCGCGCCAGCTCAAGGCCTTCTTCCAGACCGAGTTCAGCCGCGTCGGTCCGAAGGCGGCCACCGCGATCATCGAGCAGGCGGGCCTGTCGACCACGACCTCGCCCCGACGTGTGACCACCGACGCCGCCGAGCGGCTGATCACGGCGATCCGCAACACGAAGATTCCCGCTCCCCCCACCAACTGCCTGTCGCCGATCGGAGAGGACAGAATCCTGGCCAGTCTGCGCGAACAGATCGACGCGGACTTCTACACCGCCGTCACCCGCACCCCGAGCGTGTACCGCGGCAACCCCTTCCAGATCGAGGTCGGCCTGGCCTACGGCGGCGATCTTCCCCACGACGAACTGGCCACCGTGTACCGCTACGCCAACCGCGTTCCGCTGCAGTACCAGGCCGGCGCCTGCGCCACCACCAAGAGCGTGCTGCAGACCAACTGGCGCAGCTACCAACTGCAGCAGAGCCGCGGGGCCCTGCCCACGGCACCCTTGATCGTGATGGTGCACATCGCCAGCGTGTGGGTCCCCTTCACCAGCGAGTCGAAGGAAGCCGTCGCGGGCTACGACGAGATCGTCAAGGAGATGAAACTCGCCCTGCAGGACGCCGGACGCCGCCTCGCCCGCTTCATCCGCAAGGGCCAGCGCGAGCGCGACGCCGCGAAGAAGCGCAAGTACATCGAGAAGTACATCCCGCACATCGGCATCGCCCTGCAGGAAATCCTGGGCCTCACCGAAGAGCAGGAAGAAGAGATCGTCGTCACGCTCAGCGACACACTCGAACGCAGTCGGAAGATGTAGGCATGGCCAAGAAGAAGAGTACCGCCAAGAAGAAGACCACCGCGAAGAAGAGCCCTCCCCGCCGCAACCGGTCGACCGAGCCCGCTCCCGAGGTCGTGGCGAAGAAGATGCGCGCCGGCGGCGAAGCCGTCGTGCGCAGGATCCAGGGCGAAGCGACAGCCGTGCAGGGCAGGATCCTGGAGAGGATCGCCCCGTCTCTGAAGTTCCCGATCCGTAGCCTGAACAACGTGGTCTACAAGCCCGCCAAGGGCTACTTCGAGATCAAGGGACGCAAGAAGGAACGCACGCTCACCGTGGGTACGGTCAAGACCTTCGCCCAGACGCTGCGCATGATGGCCTTCAGCAAGGACCTGGTCGAATCCGATGACATCGCCACGAAGCGAGAGGCCTACTACGTCTCGAAGAACTGGGACGATGCCCGCTTCAACGATCAACCCGAGAGCGACACGGTCATGGAGGACGTCGAGGCCCTGTTCGGCGTGAACCGCGAACAGCTCGGCTTCATCCCCGAAGAGAAGGGCGGCGACGTCGCCGGGCAGTTGGTGGTGATCGACCAGGACCGCGAGACCGGTGAAGAACTGCGCATCGACTGCACGCGCTTCGGTAGCGGCGCCTACTCGATCCCGATCAGTGTCGAGGAACTGGCATTCGAGACCAATGCAGAGTTCATCCTGGCCATCGAGACGGCCGGCATGTTCCAACGCCTGGTCAAACACACCTACTGGCGCGACGCCAACTGCATCCTGATCTCGCTCGGCGGCGTACCCACGCGGGCGTGCCGGCGCTTCATCCGCCGACTGTCCGACGCCAAGAAGCTGCCGGTGTACGTGTTCGTCGACGGCGATCCCTACGGCTACTCGAACATCTACCGCACCCTGAAGGTCGGCAGCGGTAACGCCGCCCACATGAACGAGTTCTTCTGTGTTCCGAACGCGCGCTTCCTGGGCGTGACACCGCAGGACATCACCGACTTCGACCTGCCCACACACCCGCTGAAGGACGTCGACATCAAGCGAGCGAAGGACGCGATCAAGAACGACCCCTTCGTCCAGCACCACAAACCGTGGCAGCGGGCGCTGCAACAGCAGATCAAGATGGGTGTGCGCGTGGAGCAGCAGGCCCTGGCCAAGCACGGACTGAACTACGTGATCGACGAGTACCTGCCGCGGAAGATGGCGAACACCCGGGCCTTCCTGCCTTAGCGTGCCGCCGCCCAGCGGTACGTCGCCGCTCGGTGGCAGTCGCGGCCGCGACGGATCAGCCGGCGAAGCGGTGGGGGCTGCGCTGCGCGACCACCGCCGCCCCGATGGTCCCGGCGTGATCGCCCAGTGCAGCCGGCACGATCCGGATGCGCTCGGCGCCCTCACGCCGCAGGAAGTGCTCGCGCGCGGTCAGGGCGATCGGATTCACGAAGGACTCCGCCAGGCGCTCGACCACGCCGCCACCGAACACGATGACCTCGGGATCGAAAGCGTTCACCACGTCGGCGGTGAGCAGGCCGAGATAGTACTGCGCGGTGCGCACCACCTCGCCCATCACTTCGTCCTTCTCTTCGAGAGCCTTCTCGATCACGCTGCTGGTGAGCCCGTCCTTGTCCTTGTCGCGCATGACGTCGAGCACGATGCTCTGCCGGCCCTCGTCGATCTTCTCTCGCACCATGGCTTCCATGGCGGTCTTGCTGGAGTAGGCCTCCACACAGCCTTCGCGACCGCACGGACACAGACGACCCTGCGGTTTCACCACGATGTGGCCGAACTCACCCGCGGCGCCGCGGAAGCCGTCCACGGGCAGGCCGTTGACCACCAGACCACCCCCGACACCGGTGCCGACGAAGATCGCGGCGACGTGCAGCGCGCCACGGCCCGCTCCGTGGACGTGCTCGCCGACCACGCCGACGTTCACGTCGTTGTCCACGATCACCGGCAGGCCCAGGCGCTTCTCGAGATGCTCGCCCAGGGGGAAGTTCTCCCAGCCCAGGTTGGGCGCGCGCCGCACAACGCCGCTCGTCCGGTCCACCGCGCCGGGCGCGCCGATGCACACCGCTTCGGCCGGCCCCTCGTCCTCGGCTTCGTCGAGGACCTTACGGATCACGGCCTCGACGCGTTCGACGACGGCGTCGGGGCCCTGTTCGGGCCGGGTCTTCTTCTTCTCTTCGACCAGCACGTTTCCCTGGCGGACCGCTGCCGCCAGGATGCTGGTCCCCCCGAGATCGACTCCGATGAAGTATCCGTCGTCCGCCACGGGAAACCTCCTGAAGGGTGCAGCACGTTGGACGGCAGGGTGACGCATTCCGATGGCCCACGACAAGCCCGGACTCGGCGAGGACCGCTGGCTGATTCCGCGCAGGTCGATGTGTTAGAGTGATACTGAATTCGACTTTCGTCTTCTTTCGACTTCCGCGCCCACCGAAAGGCCGTCTCCATCATGCGCACCCCTGCCGTCGCCCTGTCCCTGCTCCTCGCGCTGGCCTCGCCCGCCACCGCCGACCTGATCATCACCGAGGTCTACTACGACCACGTCGGCACGGACGCCGACTTCGAGTGGGTGGAGATCTTCAACACCGGCCCCGGACCGGTGGACCTGACCGGCTACACGCTCGGCAACGGCGGTACGAGCTACGGCTACTCGACAGCGCCGCTGCAGGGGACGATCGCCTCGTGCGAGACCTTCGTGATCGGATCGGCGTCCACGGCCGACAACGGCGCGCCGGTGATCGACCTGGTCTTCGATTTCGATCCGGACTTCCAGAATTCCGGCTCCACCGCCGACGGCGTGGCGCTCTTCGGTCCCGGTGCCGACCCCGGGACCGACTGCCCGATCGACGCCGTGATCTACGGCGCCTCCGGCTCCAACGCCAACGGCCTGCGCGACCAGAGCTGCGGTCTGGGCGACGTGGACGTGGGCGATACCGGATCCGGCGCGAGCATCGAGCGCACGAGCCTCGCCGGCGACTGGGTGATCCAGGCGAGCCCCGATCCGAACGCCATCTCCTTCACCATCAGCTGCGACCCGGTCGATGCCACCGCCGAGAGCTGGGGCACCCTCAAGGCCGACTACCGCGACTGATCCGCGCCTCGCGCCGGCGGCGGGGCCACCTGCGCACGGTGGCCCCGCCGTTCCTGGCTTAGACTGTCCGGACCCCGAAACCGCGGACCGGACCATGACCGAAGAGCACGACACCCCGACCGACGACCGGCACCTGCCGCAGCTCACGCTGCGCCGCACCGAGTTCGGCGACTACGACGACATCCACGAGATCATGCACCGCGTGTACCCGCACATGGG
The Candidatus Krumholzibacteriia bacterium genome window above contains:
- a CDS encoding DNA topoisomerase IV subunit A → MAKKKSTAKKKTTAKKSPPRRNRSTEPAPEVVAKKMRAGGEAVVRRIQGEATAVQGRILERIAPSLKFPIRSLNNVVYKPAKGYFEIKGRKKERTLTVGTVKTFAQTLRMMAFSKDLVESDDIATKREAYYVSKNWDDARFNDQPESDTVMEDVEALFGVNREQLGFIPEEKGGDVAGQLVVIDQDRETGEELRIDCTRFGSGAYSIPISVEELAFETNAEFILAIETAGMFQRLVKHTYWRDANCILISLGGVPTRACRRFIRRLSDAKKLPVYVFVDGDPYGYSNIYRTLKVGSGNAAHMNEFFCVPNARFLGVTPQDITDFDLPTHPLKDVDIKRAKDAIKNDPFVQHHKPWQRALQQQIKMGVRVEQQALAKHGLNYVIDEYLPRKMANTRAFLP
- a CDS encoding ROK family protein, which translates into the protein MADDGYFIGVDLGGTSILAAAVRQGNVLVEEKKKTRPEQGPDAVVERVEAVIRKVLDEAEDEGPAEAVCIGAPGAVDRTSGVVRRAPNLGWENFPLGEHLEKRLGLPVIVDNDVNVGVVGEHVHGAGRGALHVAAIFVGTGVGGGLVVNGLPVDGFRGAAGEFGHIVVKPQGRLCPCGREGCVEAYSSKTAMEAMVREKIDEGRQSIVLDVMRDKDKDGLTSSVIEKALEEKDEVMGEVVRTAQYYLGLLTADVVNAFDPEVIVFGGGVVERLAESFVNPIALTAREHFLRREGAERIRIVPAALGDHAGTIGAAVVAQRSPHRFAG
- a CDS encoding lamin tail domain-containing protein, with amino-acid sequence MRTPAVALSLLLALASPATADLIITEVYYDHVGTDADFEWVEIFNTGPGPVDLTGYTLGNGGTSYGYSTAPLQGTIASCETFVIGSASTADNGAPVIDLVFDFDPDFQNSGSTADGVALFGPGADPGTDCPIDAVIYGASGSNANGLRDQSCGLGDVDVGDTGSGASIERTSLAGDWVIQASPDPNAISFTISCDPVDATAESWGTLKADYRD
- a CDS encoding DNA topoisomerase VI subunit B — its product is MATAARRQKAVSNQASLDFSVTPEPDDPVDTPEPAQAGGPRRNARSNSKKKTSGRRTKAPVTRQRATAQSMAGQQREISVSEFFTKNRHLLGFDSPTKALLTTIKEAVDNSLDACEEADILPDLYVEISPASRQENRYRVIVEDNGPGIVEAQVPRIFGKLLYGSKFHRMRQSRGQQGIGISAAGMYGQLTTGKPVIIESRIGEKHPAQHFELVIDTLKNEPQIKRQREADWGEKTHGTRVEIELEGTYKGGRHGVDAYLRQTALANPHVRLTYKDPKGESTRYERAIDTLPEEALEIKPHPYGVEVGMLLRMAKETKSRQLKAFFQTEFSRVGPKAATAIIEQAGLSTTTSPRRVTTDAAERLITAIRNTKIPAPPTNCLSPIGEDRILASLREQIDADFYTAVTRTPSVYRGNPFQIEVGLAYGGDLPHDELATVYRYANRVPLQYQAGACATTKSVLQTNWRSYQLQQSRGALPTAPLIVMVHIASVWVPFTSESKEAVAGYDEIVKEMKLALQDAGRRLARFIRKGQRERDAAKKRKYIEKYIPHIGIALQEILGLTEEQEEEIVVTLSDTLERSRKM